A genomic segment from Segniliparus rotundus DSM 44985 encodes:
- the lnt gene encoding apolipoprotein N-acyltransferase, whose amino-acid sequence MKACEIRGFGPWAARTAACALCGFCLSFTFPPRELWFAAPLFLAGLLVLLRPELVGPRRRRTGLWPGYAFGLGFFLPLLSWTGIFVGSGPWLALSAFLSLYTGVFGWIAVRLWPLRFAPFFIASAWTACEWFRGSWPFGGFPWGRLAFGQAGGLLAPAAALGGASFLSFVVAFIAAGVARGVPRERAGRGWAAFAAAAAVLSGCVLAGRAALPDPDGGQRLRVAAVQGGVPKLGLDFNDRPAAVLMMHVQESLDFAREEQSRGGPRAALVVWPENASDIDPVLYPWAGDQITGAARALGAPILVGTLDTKDPQAPRNTVLVWEPGSGPVDRHDKSILQPFGEYLPMRSFFRLFSSYADRAGSFVPGAGDGVVRAPLADGRTVPVGVATCYEVIFDRALVGAVRDGAQILAVPSNNATFGDSDMTYQQLAASRIRAVELGRSVVVSATTGVSAIIGPDGRVLAQSGKITPAWLVADVPLRSGRTPASEMLPWTDVVLLVSTFAGFILSARHGRLAQSMRGWPSPQTKLTASGERSPRNRENMSDSKPDEVAGSFSPTGGEGGTRPTGRTLVIVPTYNERENIVRILPRLFTANPHVEALVVDDGSPDGTGAIVDELAQDEPRLHVMHRTGKGGLGSAYIAGFRWGLERGFAVLVEMDADGSHAPEQLPRLLERVDAGADLVIGSRYVPGGTVVNWPKQREVLSRGANVYAKLALGTHVQDITGGFRAYRAQVLRAIDLDAVESRGYCFQIDLAWRAQRAGFAVAEVPITFTEREIGYSKMSKDIIFEAFFKVARWGFDKRILRRG is encoded by the coding sequence ATGAAAGCTTGTGAGATCCGGGGGTTCGGGCCGTGGGCGGCGCGGACAGCGGCCTGCGCGTTGTGCGGTTTCTGTCTGTCTTTCACGTTCCCCCCGCGCGAGCTCTGGTTCGCGGCGCCGTTGTTCCTCGCGGGTTTGCTCGTCCTGCTCCGCCCGGAGCTGGTCGGCCCAAGACGGCGGCGAACCGGCCTGTGGCCTGGTTACGCTTTCGGCCTCGGGTTCTTTTTGCCGCTCTTGTCGTGGACTGGGATTTTCGTCGGCAGCGGGCCGTGGCTCGCCCTGAGCGCTTTCCTGTCGCTGTACACAGGCGTGTTCGGCTGGATCGCGGTTCGTCTTTGGCCGCTCAGGTTCGCCCCGTTTTTCATCGCGAGCGCTTGGACCGCCTGCGAGTGGTTTCGCGGCAGCTGGCCGTTCGGCGGCTTCCCATGGGGTCGGCTCGCGTTCGGCCAGGCAGGGGGCTTGCTGGCTCCTGCGGCAGCCCTCGGCGGGGCGAGCTTCCTCTCGTTCGTGGTCGCCTTCATCGCCGCAGGCGTCGCCAGGGGCGTGCCGAGGGAGCGGGCGGGCAGGGGATGGGCGGCCTTCGCGGCAGCAGCCGCCGTGCTCTCGGGCTGTGTCCTCGCCGGCAGGGCGGCGCTGCCGGACCCGGACGGCGGGCAGCGGTTGCGGGTCGCGGCGGTGCAAGGCGGGGTGCCCAAGCTGGGTTTGGACTTCAACGACCGGCCAGCGGCCGTGCTCATGATGCATGTGCAGGAGTCATTGGACTTCGCCCGCGAGGAGCAGTCGCGGGGCGGGCCGAGGGCTGCGCTCGTGGTCTGGCCGGAGAACGCCTCCGACATCGACCCCGTGCTGTACCCGTGGGCGGGCGATCAGATCACCGGCGCGGCGCGGGCGTTAGGAGCCCCGATCTTGGTCGGCACGCTCGACACCAAGGACCCGCAGGCTCCGCGCAACACGGTGCTGGTGTGGGAGCCCGGCTCCGGGCCGGTGGACCGGCACGACAAAAGTATTCTGCAACCGTTCGGGGAGTACTTGCCGATGCGCAGTTTCTTCCGGTTGTTCTCCAGCTACGCCGACCGGGCGGGCAGCTTCGTGCCCGGAGCCGGAGACGGTGTGGTGCGGGCTCCGCTCGCCGACGGCCGCACGGTCCCTGTCGGCGTCGCGACCTGCTACGAGGTGATCTTCGACCGTGCTCTTGTCGGCGCGGTGCGCGACGGGGCGCAGATCCTCGCCGTGCCGTCGAACAACGCCACCTTCGGGGACAGCGACATGACTTACCAGCAGTTGGCCGCTTCGCGGATTCGGGCGGTGGAGCTCGGCCGTTCGGTGGTTGTGTCCGCCACCACCGGAGTCTCCGCCATCATCGGTCCGGACGGTCGCGTGCTCGCCCAGTCCGGCAAGATCACACCAGCGTGGCTCGTCGCCGACGTGCCTTTGCGCTCGGGGCGCACCCCGGCCAGCGAGATGTTGCCGTGGACGGACGTCGTGCTGCTTGTGTCCACCTTCGCGGGTTTCATCCTGAGCGCGCGGCACGGTAGGCTGGCTCAGTCCATGCGAGGCTGGCCCAGCCCGCAGACCAAGCTGACGGCGAGCGGCGAGCGCTCGCCGAGAAATAGGGAGAACATGTCAGACTCCAAGCCCGACGAGGTTGCTGGGTCTTTCTCGCCGACGGGCGGGGAAGGCGGAACACGGCCAACTGGCCGGACGTTGGTGATCGTTCCCACCTACAACGAGCGGGAGAACATCGTTCGCATCCTGCCGCGCCTGTTCACGGCGAATCCTCATGTCGAAGCGTTGGTGGTGGACGACGGGAGCCCGGACGGGACCGGCGCGATCGTGGACGAGCTGGCCCAGGACGAGCCCCGGCTGCATGTCATGCACCGCACCGGCAAAGGCGGGCTCGGGTCCGCGTACATCGCTGGTTTCCGCTGGGGGCTGGAGCGGGGCTTCGCGGTGCTGGTGGAGATGGACGCGGACGGAAGCCATGCGCCGGAGCAGCTTCCGCGCTTGCTGGAGCGGGTCGACGCGGGCGCTGATCTGGTCATCGGTTCCCGGTATGTGCCTGGGGGGACAGTGGTGAACTGGCCCAAGCAGCGCGAAGTGCTCTCTCGGGGGGCGAACGTGTACGCGAAGCTCGCGCTTGGCACGCATGTGCAAGACATCACCGGCGGTTTCCGCGCGTATCGGGCGCAGGTGCTTCGCGCGATCGACCTCGACGCTGTCGAGTCGCGCGGCTACTGTTTTCAGATCGACCTCGCGTGGCGGGCGCAACGAGCCGGGTTCGCGGTGGCCGAAGTGCCGATCACGTTCACCGAGCGCGAGATCGGCTACTCGAAGATGAGCAAGGACATCATCTTCGAGGCATTCTTCAAAGTGGCCCGCTGGGGTTTCGACAAACGGATTCTGCGCCGCGGCTGA
- a CDS encoding amidohydrolase, with the protein MALSLAHWTSVSTEPAATVFCGGRIHSQTAPEATALAVQDGRVVWLGGDRAARELFPQASRVPLDGALVAPGFVDAHVHLTDAGLGLAARELGGAVSRDAALRAYACAAARNEGQLLWFGTWDESKWDVPQPPTTDELDARAPGAMVYSPRVDVHAAAASTALRAAVPGLAEARGFHPQAPLTGEAHHLVREAAKALLSAQQRASAQRTALEHALSRGVVQVHECAGPRISSREDLALLLGAEHPVERVGYWGEAVESPEQARELIAQTGAAGLAGDLFIDGSIGSSTAWLHEPFLSTGACGNAYLSPEAVRAHVRASTAAGVPAGFHAIGDAAVAELVGAFGSAVAEFGVPSVAKCGHRLEHMEMTTPEQARQLGQWGVAASVQPLFDALWGGPGGMYEQRLGARRAAQLNNFAQFAAAGVVLAFGSDAPVTDIDPWAWARAAANHHRPESRISARAAFLAATRGGRRAAGSRDPLAGSLVPGSAATFVVWEVPQYAAAEPGRANSWSTDQRTHQPPLPDLAAGSPSCKMVVVDGQPVYESL; encoded by the coding sequence ATGGCTCTGAGTCTGGCACACTGGACTTCCGTGTCCACCGAACCCGCTGCCACCGTCTTCTGCGGCGGACGAATCCACAGCCAGACAGCCCCGGAGGCGACCGCGCTCGCCGTCCAAGACGGCCGGGTGGTCTGGCTCGGCGGCGATCGCGCGGCGCGGGAGCTGTTCCCGCAGGCGAGCCGTGTCCCGCTCGACGGCGCGCTCGTCGCGCCCGGATTCGTGGACGCCCACGTCCACCTCACGGACGCGGGCCTGGGCCTCGCCGCGCGAGAGCTCGGCGGGGCGGTTTCGCGGGACGCAGCCTTGCGCGCCTATGCCTGCGCCGCCGCGCGAAACGAAGGGCAGCTGTTGTGGTTCGGGACTTGGGACGAGTCCAAATGGGATGTGCCGCAGCCCCCGACGACCGATGAGCTCGACGCCCGAGCGCCTGGGGCGATGGTATACAGCCCCAGGGTGGACGTGCACGCCGCTGCTGCCTCCACCGCTCTTCGCGCCGCTGTCCCCGGTCTCGCCGAGGCGAGAGGCTTTCACCCGCAGGCTCCGCTGACCGGTGAGGCGCACCACCTGGTCCGCGAGGCGGCGAAGGCGTTGCTCTCGGCGCAGCAGCGCGCGAGCGCGCAACGAACCGCGCTGGAGCATGCGCTCTCCCGAGGCGTGGTGCAGGTCCACGAGTGCGCAGGGCCGCGGATATCCAGCCGGGAAGACCTCGCGTTGCTGCTCGGAGCCGAGCACCCGGTCGAACGGGTCGGCTACTGGGGCGAGGCCGTCGAGAGCCCGGAACAGGCCCGAGAGCTGATCGCGCAGACCGGGGCGGCTGGTTTGGCCGGGGATCTTTTCATCGACGGCTCGATCGGCTCCAGCACCGCATGGCTGCACGAGCCTTTCCTCTCGACGGGCGCGTGCGGCAATGCCTACCTCAGTCCCGAGGCCGTCCGGGCGCATGTGCGGGCGAGCACGGCGGCGGGCGTTCCGGCGGGTTTTCACGCCATCGGCGACGCGGCGGTGGCCGAACTCGTCGGCGCCTTCGGCTCCGCGGTGGCCGAGTTCGGGGTTCCCTCGGTCGCCAAGTGCGGCCACCGCCTGGAGCACATGGAGATGACCACGCCAGAGCAGGCCCGCCAGCTCGGCCAATGGGGGGTTGCCGCGAGCGTGCAGCCGCTGTTCGACGCGTTGTGGGGCGGGCCTGGCGGCATGTACGAGCAACGGCTCGGCGCGCGGCGCGCGGCGCAGCTGAACAATTTCGCGCAGTTCGCGGCCGCGGGGGTGGTGTTGGCGTTCGGCTCGGACGCGCCCGTCACCGACATCGACCCGTGGGCGTGGGCGCGCGCGGCGGCGAACCACCACCGGCCTGAGTCGAGGATTTCGGCGCGGGCGGCGTTTCTGGCGGCGACGCGGGGCGGTCGACGCGCCGCTGGCAGCCGCGACCCGCTCGCCGGGTCGCTTGTCCCCGGCTCGGCCGCGACGTTCGTCGTGTGGGAGGTGCCGCAGTACGCGGCTGCAGAGCCGGGGCGTGCGAACAGCTGGTCCACGGATCAGCGCACGCATCAGCCGCCGCTTCCTGATCTCGCCGCTGGGTCGCCGTCGTGCAAGATGGTCGTCGTGGACGGACAGCCGGTGTATGAAAGCTTGTGA
- a CDS encoding 5'-3' exonuclease codes for MLVDAAGLWFRAFYALPESITAPDGSPVNAVRGFCDMLAALLERDRPKRLAVCLDLDWRPKFRVDLLPEYKAQRVAPGEDLAAPGAAASEPASLAPQVDMILALLGAAGVATVGAEGFEADDVIGTLAARERRDDVVVVTGDRDLLQVVADEPVPVRVRYIGRGVAKSELLGPAEVAERYGLPPERAGAAYAELAVLRGDPSDGLPGVAGVGEKTAAKLISAFGSLAGTLEAAKNGDVAPPKAQKALLAAEDYIRRAARVVFIRDDVPVQWDRDDAITPRTADLARCARLAEQFGTASSAQRLLTALYG; via the coding sequence ATGCTGGTTGACGCCGCTGGTCTTTGGTTCCGCGCGTTTTACGCGTTGCCCGAATCCATCACGGCCCCGGACGGGAGCCCGGTCAACGCGGTCCGCGGCTTTTGCGACATGCTCGCCGCGCTGCTCGAACGCGACCGGCCGAAACGGTTGGCCGTGTGCCTGGACCTGGATTGGCGGCCGAAGTTCCGGGTGGATCTCTTGCCCGAGTACAAGGCGCAGCGCGTCGCGCCCGGCGAAGATCTGGCCGCGCCGGGGGCCGCGGCGTCGGAACCAGCGTCTCTCGCGCCTCAGGTCGACATGATCCTCGCGCTGCTCGGCGCCGCCGGCGTCGCGACCGTTGGCGCAGAAGGGTTCGAAGCGGACGACGTGATCGGGACGCTCGCGGCTCGCGAACGCCGGGACGACGTCGTCGTCGTGACTGGGGATCGAGATCTTCTCCAAGTCGTCGCCGACGAACCGGTGCCCGTCCGAGTGCGCTACATCGGGCGCGGGGTCGCGAAGTCGGAGCTTTTGGGGCCCGCTGAGGTGGCCGAACGCTACGGCCTGCCGCCCGAGCGGGCCGGCGCTGCCTACGCGGAGCTCGCTGTGCTGCGGGGCGATCCCTCAGACGGACTGCCGGGCGTCGCTGGCGTCGGGGAGAAAACAGCGGCGAAGCTCATCAGCGCGTTCGGCAGCCTCGCCGGGACGCTCGAAGCAGCCAAAAACGGGGACGTCGCACCGCCCAAAGCCCAAAAGGCCCTACTCGCCGCAGAGGACTACATCCGCAGGGCGGCGCGAGTGGTGTTCATCCGTGACGACGTGCCGGTCCAGTGGGACCGGGACGACGCAATAACCCCGCGGACGGCGGATCTGGCGCGGTGCGCCAGGCTCGCCGAGCAGTTCGGCACGGCCTCTTCGGCGCAACGGCTGCTCACAGCGCTTTACGGCTGA
- a CDS encoding DUF4333 domain-containing protein: MTGPYGPPNPYGAPGGSPYGPPPQQPPSPYGASPYGGPPPAQPPSPYGAPQPSPYGQPQQPSAYGQPPSPYGAPQQPPPYGQPVAPPGYGAPPKQGNGATKALIIVPVVLLVAGIAGFAGFWLFGRQKVLDTEQAAKDVKSVLTAAAPNGYGETNITDVKCPDTGSDIKVEKDATFTCSLKKDGKPTTVKAKFSNDKGDYKVGPADQP, from the coding sequence ATGACCGGACCGTACGGCCCGCCAAACCCGTACGGGGCGCCAGGGGGCAGCCCCTACGGGCCGCCGCCGCAGCAGCCTCCCTCGCCGTATGGGGCGAGCCCGTACGGCGGCCCGCCGCCTGCGCAACCGCCCTCCCCCTATGGCGCTCCGCAGCCGTCCCCGTATGGGCAACCGCAGCAGCCGTCTGCGTACGGGCAGCCGCCGTCCCCGTACGGCGCTCCGCAGCAACCGCCGCCGTACGGGCAGCCCGTCGCGCCTCCCGGTTACGGCGCGCCGCCCAAACAGGGCAATGGCGCCACCAAGGCCCTGATTATCGTCCCGGTCGTCCTCCTCGTGGCCGGGATCGCGGGCTTTGCCGGTTTCTGGCTCTTCGGCAGGCAGAAGGTCCTCGACACCGAGCAAGCGGCGAAAGACGTGAAAAGCGTCCTGACCGCGGCGGCCCCGAACGGGTACGGCGAAACCAACATCACGGATGTCAAATGCCCGGACACGGGTTCTGACATCAAGGTCGAGAAGGACGCCACGTTCACCTGCTCGTTGAAGAAAGACGGCAAGCCGACCACGGTCAAAGCCAAGTTCAGCAATGACAAGGGCGACTACAAAGTGGGTCCGGCGGATCAGCCGTAA
- the nirB gene encoding nitrite reductase large subunit NirB: MAEAQEQSAGKRRLVIVGNGMAGARAAEEIIARGGHGLFDITMIGDEPYGNYNRIMLSHVLSGEASLDSEDFFLNPMSWYREHGVRLYAGDRAARIDRFAKTVTCESDREIPYDALIIATGSNTHFPNMDGLRGPDGQLARNVFGFRTIKDTTGMLELAAARDHTTAVVVGGGLLGLEAAYGLQTQGLDVTVVHSPGHLMNQQLDERGGRILRSRIENLGIGVRTSARTTAVLRDANGEITGVQFQDGEVIPADMVVVAAGIRPNTDLARSAGLVVERGVVVDDQLRCEDESSIYAIGECCQHRGETFGLVAPVWEQAAVLADHLTGANPKAAYHGSRLTTKLKVAGVDVAAMGVKGPERPDDEFVQFYEPKSGTYKSVVVRDGKLIGAMLLGDVSKVGFLSQAFDDKVPLPEERISMLFDIGTPSAATGAEELADDAQVCNCNGVTKGQIVACVEAGTTSLGEVVAKTRAGKGCGSCKGLVADIVSCAAGGALAADPAADYYVPCIPLTKAQLIEQVKARGLRAVSQVFAELAPNGEDAGAKMALASLLRVVWGPDWVDERGALFINDRVHANIQKDGTFSVVPQMKGGVTTPEQLRKIADVADKYNVPMVKVTGGQRIDLLGVKKEDLPKVWGDLGMPSGYAYGKSFRTVKTCVGRDFCRYGLDDSTGLGIRIEERFQGLETPAKLKLAVAGCPRNCSEALCKDFGVVAIGDGTWEIYVGGAAGAHIRKGDLLATVHSPEEVLVVASRFIQHYREDAKWLERTYAWVPRVGIDELKRRLIEDADGICDGLEARLQKSVEGYRDPWLERAEPKSPAQFQSALPLVPLPLVPVRAGGNS; the protein is encoded by the coding sequence ATGGCCGAGGCGCAGGAGCAATCCGCGGGAAAACGCAGGCTCGTCATCGTCGGCAACGGCATGGCGGGAGCCCGCGCCGCAGAGGAGATCATCGCCCGAGGCGGCCATGGCCTTTTCGACATCACCATGATCGGAGACGAGCCGTACGGCAACTACAACCGGATCATGCTCTCCCATGTGCTCTCCGGCGAGGCGAGCTTGGACAGCGAGGACTTCTTCCTCAACCCGATGAGCTGGTACCGCGAGCACGGCGTGCGCCTCTACGCCGGGGACCGCGCCGCGCGAATCGACCGTTTCGCCAAGACCGTCACCTGCGAGAGCGACCGCGAGATCCCCTACGACGCGTTGATTATCGCCACCGGCAGCAACACGCACTTCCCGAACATGGACGGGCTGCGCGGACCGGACGGGCAGCTCGCGCGCAACGTCTTCGGCTTCCGCACGATCAAGGACACCACCGGCATGCTCGAACTCGCCGCCGCCCGCGACCACACGACTGCCGTCGTCGTCGGCGGCGGCCTGTTGGGATTGGAGGCCGCATACGGCCTGCAGACCCAGGGGCTGGATGTGACCGTTGTCCACTCCCCCGGACACCTGATGAACCAGCAACTGGACGAACGCGGCGGCCGGATACTGCGGTCTCGGATCGAAAACCTCGGCATCGGCGTGCGCACCTCGGCCCGCACCACCGCGGTCCTGCGCGACGCGAACGGCGAGATCACCGGCGTCCAGTTCCAAGACGGCGAAGTGATCCCCGCCGACATGGTGGTGGTCGCGGCGGGAATCCGCCCGAACACCGACCTGGCCCGCTCGGCGGGTCTCGTGGTGGAACGCGGCGTCGTCGTGGACGACCAACTCCGGTGCGAGGACGAAAGCTCGATCTACGCCATCGGCGAGTGCTGCCAGCACCGAGGCGAGACCTTCGGGCTGGTCGCTCCGGTCTGGGAGCAAGCCGCAGTCCTCGCGGACCACCTCACCGGAGCAAATCCGAAAGCGGCGTACCACGGCTCGCGGCTGACCACGAAGCTCAAAGTGGCGGGAGTCGACGTCGCGGCGATGGGCGTGAAGGGCCCGGAGCGCCCGGATGACGAGTTCGTCCAGTTCTACGAGCCCAAGAGCGGGACGTACAAGTCCGTCGTGGTGCGCGACGGGAAGCTCATCGGAGCGATGCTCCTGGGCGACGTGAGCAAAGTGGGCTTCCTCTCGCAAGCCTTCGACGACAAAGTGCCCCTGCCCGAGGAACGCATCAGCATGCTCTTCGACATAGGCACGCCCTCCGCCGCCACCGGGGCCGAGGAGCTCGCCGACGACGCGCAGGTCTGCAACTGCAACGGCGTCACGAAAGGCCAGATCGTCGCCTGCGTCGAAGCAGGCACGACCTCGCTCGGCGAAGTCGTCGCGAAAACCCGCGCCGGAAAAGGCTGCGGCTCCTGCAAGGGGCTGGTCGCCGACATCGTGTCCTGCGCGGCGGGCGGCGCCCTTGCCGCAGACCCAGCCGCGGACTACTACGTGCCCTGCATCCCGCTGACCAAGGCGCAGCTCATCGAGCAGGTCAAAGCCCGAGGCCTGCGCGCCGTCTCGCAGGTCTTCGCCGAACTCGCCCCCAACGGCGAGGACGCCGGGGCCAAGATGGCGCTCGCCTCGCTGCTGCGGGTCGTGTGGGGCCCGGACTGGGTGGACGAGCGCGGGGCCCTGTTCATCAACGACCGGGTCCACGCGAACATCCAGAAGGACGGCACGTTCTCCGTGGTGCCGCAGATGAAAGGCGGCGTGACCACGCCGGAGCAGCTGCGCAAAATCGCCGACGTCGCAGACAAGTACAACGTCCCGATGGTCAAGGTGACCGGGGGACAGCGCATCGACCTCTTGGGCGTCAAAAAAGAAGACCTGCCCAAAGTCTGGGGCGACCTCGGCATGCCTTCCGGATACGCCTACGGCAAGAGCTTCCGCACCGTGAAGACCTGCGTCGGGCGGGACTTCTGCCGATACGGGCTCGACGACTCCACCGGGCTCGGGATCAGAATCGAGGAGCGCTTCCAAGGCTTGGAGACCCCCGCGAAACTCAAACTCGCCGTCGCCGGGTGCCCCCGCAACTGCTCGGAAGCGCTCTGCAAGGACTTCGGCGTGGTCGCCATCGGCGACGGCACATGGGAGATCTACGTCGGCGGAGCCGCTGGCGCCCATATCCGCAAGGGCGACCTGTTGGCCACGGTCCATTCGCCCGAGGAAGTGCTCGTCGTGGCGAGCCGGTTCATCCAGCACTACCGCGAGGACGCGAAATGGCTGGAGAGGACCTACGCCTGGGTGCCGAGAGTCGGGATCGACGAGCTCAAGCGCCGCTTGATCGAGGACGCCGACGGGATCTGCGACGGGCTCGAAGCGCGTCTGCAGAAGTCCGTGGAAGGCTACCGCGACCCGTGGCTGGAGCGCGCCGAGCCCAAATCTCCGGCCCAGTTCCAGTCCGCCCTGCCGCTGGTGCCGCTGCCGCTGGTCCCGGTGCGAGCAGGAGGGAACTCATGA
- a CDS encoding Rieske (2Fe-2S) protein, protein MTRPLQVEEVHDVGALEDLTPGEGRTYIVDGAQIAVFLLDNGELRATAATCPHKGGPIADGQVDLGVVVCPLHQYSFSLASGLCTSEGVGRLAVYSAWAHGDRILVSLGA, encoded by the coding sequence ATGACGAGACCGCTGCAAGTGGAAGAGGTGCACGATGTCGGAGCGCTCGAGGACCTCACCCCTGGGGAGGGCCGCACCTACATCGTGGACGGGGCGCAGATCGCAGTGTTCCTGCTGGACAACGGCGAGCTGCGGGCGACTGCGGCGACATGCCCGCACAAGGGGGGGCCCATCGCGGACGGGCAGGTCGATTTGGGCGTGGTCGTGTGCCCGCTGCACCAATACTCCTTCAGCCTCGCGAGCGGGTTGTGCACCAGCGAGGGCGTGGGCAGGCTTGCCGTCTACAGCGCGTGGGCGCACGGCGACAGGATCCTCGTCTCGCTCGGCGCATGA
- a CDS encoding NAD(P)/FAD-dependent oxidoreductase, whose protein sequence is MAQAAQQTPHRVVVIGSGFGGINVTQALDGAPVEVTLIAKTTHHLFQPLLYQVATGILSEGEIAPPTRLILAKQKNAKVLLGDVEQIDTEAKTVVSRIAGSRRRPATVVTTPYDTLVVAAGADQSYFGNDHFSEFAPGMKTIDDALELRGRIVGAFELAEATSDPVEQERALTFVVVGAGPTGVEVAGQIAELASRTFKGAFKNINALDARIILLDGAPAVLPPMGKKLGLKAQQHLEKIGVDVRLDAIVVDVDQDGVTYKDKEGNLHTIATKCKVWSAGVAASPLGKQLAAQTGVELDRAGRVVVDKDLSLPGHPEIFVIGDMASVPGVPGMAQGAIQGGKHAAKMIKGDFKGAPRTPFKYLDKGSMSTISRFSAVAKVWKFEFAGFIAWALWLFIHLYYLVGFKNRVTTTLSWLVSFITPSRTQLTITHQQIQARIALLERNTILRQQAEAAAKEKDPAGNSAPAPAPEHSPPNAASS, encoded by the coding sequence ATGGCCCAGGCCGCCCAACAGACCCCACATCGCGTCGTCGTGATCGGATCCGGCTTCGGCGGGATCAACGTGACCCAGGCCCTCGACGGGGCCCCCGTCGAGGTCACGCTTATCGCCAAAACGACCCACCACCTCTTCCAGCCGTTGCTCTACCAAGTCGCGACCGGCATCCTCTCGGAGGGCGAAATCGCCCCGCCGACCCGGCTCATCCTCGCCAAGCAGAAGAACGCAAAGGTCCTGCTCGGCGACGTGGAGCAGATCGACACCGAGGCGAAGACGGTGGTGTCCCGCATCGCCGGGTCGCGCCGGCGCCCCGCGACGGTCGTCACCACCCCGTACGACACGCTGGTGGTCGCCGCGGGCGCGGACCAGTCGTACTTCGGCAACGACCATTTCTCCGAGTTCGCCCCCGGCATGAAGACCATCGACGACGCGCTGGAGCTGCGCGGCCGCATCGTCGGAGCCTTCGAGCTCGCCGAGGCGACCAGCGACCCGGTCGAGCAAGAACGCGCGCTCACGTTCGTCGTCGTCGGAGCCGGTCCGACCGGCGTCGAGGTCGCCGGGCAGATCGCCGAGCTCGCCAGCCGCACCTTCAAGGGCGCGTTCAAAAACATCAACGCCCTCGACGCCCGCATCATCCTCCTCGACGGCGCGCCCGCCGTGCTCCCCCCCATGGGCAAGAAACTCGGCCTCAAGGCGCAGCAGCATCTGGAAAAGATCGGCGTGGACGTCCGGCTCGACGCGATTGTCGTGGACGTGGACCAGGACGGCGTGACGTACAAAGACAAAGAAGGCAACCTGCACACCATCGCCACGAAATGCAAAGTGTGGTCGGCCGGTGTGGCCGCGAGCCCGCTCGGCAAGCAGCTCGCCGCGCAGACCGGCGTCGAACTGGACCGCGCGGGCCGGGTCGTCGTGGACAAGGATTTGTCCCTCCCCGGCCACCCGGAGATTTTCGTCATCGGCGACATGGCCTCCGTGCCGGGAGTCCCCGGTATGGCCCAAGGCGCGATCCAGGGCGGCAAGCACGCCGCGAAAATGATCAAAGGCGATTTCAAAGGCGCGCCCCGCACGCCGTTCAAGTACTTGGACAAAGGCTCGATGTCCACGATTTCCCGCTTTTCCGCAGTGGCGAAAGTGTGGAAGTTCGAGTTCGCCGGGTTCATCGCCTGGGCGCTCTGGCTCTTCATCCACCTGTATTACCTGGTGGGGTTCAAGAACCGGGTGACGACGACGCTGTCCTGGCTCGTCTCCTTCATCACGCCGAGCCGCACCCAGCTCACGATCACCCATCAACAGATCCAGGCCCGCATCGCGCTCCTGGAGCGCAACACGATCCTGCGCCAGCAGGCGGAGGCGGCGGCGAAAGAAAAGGACCCGGCGGGCAACAGCGCCCCTGCCCCGGCGCCCGAGCACTCCCCGCCGAACGCCGCGTCGAGCTAA
- a CDS encoding arylamine N-acetyltransferase has product MEERRHVPRQARNSFEARKVFNRITAGRRGLTCEEHATVLAAALSALGFHVECRSARVRMGAKHILSSNHFLSTRPRSVFRKSLRVCKATLAHMTELHNDVLKAESSDEVLSAGRSRRRRLLPCWLRTGNCLWPQSARGSKVRSAKTPGREP; this is encoded by the coding sequence GTGGAAGAACGTCGACATGTTCCTCGGCAGGCTCGCAACTCTTTCGAAGCCCGGAAGGTCTTCAACAGGATCACGGCCGGGCGCCGAGGTTTGACGTGCGAGGAGCACGCCACTGTGCTCGCTGCCGCGCTCAGCGCGCTTGGATTCCACGTCGAATGCCGCTCGGCGAGGGTGAGGATGGGCGCGAAGCACATCCTCTCTTCGAATCATTTCCTCTCGACGCGTCCGCGCTCGGTGTTCCGAAAGAGCCTTCGCGTCTGCAAGGCGACATTGGCGCACATGACCGAGCTGCACAACGACGTGTTGAAAGCCGAGTCCTCGGACGAGGTGCTGAGCGCGGGGCGATCACGCCGCAGGAGACTCCTGCCGTGCTGGCTGAGGACCGGGAACTGCCTGTGGCCGCAATCCGCGAGAGGCTCGAAGGTTCGGAGCGCGAAAACTCCGGGTCGTGAGCCTTAG